The genomic interval CGGAACCCGCGGCTTCTGGGCCGCGCGGGAGAAGGACACCGGAGCCTTTCTGGGCTGGTTCGAGCTCCGGCCGGTGGACGACCACGACCCCGCCGTCGCCGAACTCGGCTACCGGCTGAACCAGGCCGCCTGGGGCCGCGGTTACGCCACCGAGGGCGCGCGGGCCCTGGTCGACAAGGGGTTCACCGACCTCGGGGTCCAGCGGGTCACCGCCAACACCATGGCGGTCAACACGGGATCCCGGCGCGTGATGGAGAAGACGGGGCTGACCTTCCTGCGGGCGTACACCGAGGACTGGCCGGAGGTCATCGAGGGCTCCGAGCACGGCGAGGTCGAGTACGTACTCACCCGTGAGGTCTGGGAGCGCGGCCGGCCGGGAGCCCGGTAGCGACTACGACGCCCCGCCCAGCAGGGCCGCGATCTCCCCGTGGCCCGTGTGCTGGTCCGTGCCCGCCGACGGCACCCCGTCCCTGAGCAGCTCCACCGCCATCGTCTCCTCGCCGTCCCTGAGGTCGCGGAGCGTCACCGTCTCGATCCCGGAGCCGTACGACTCCTCCAGCCGCCGCCGCAACTCCCGCTCCGGATCGAGGGCGGAGATGCGCCGCGCCTCGGCCAGCGCGAGCGCGACCACGGACTCCTGCCCCGCCGCCCCCGCACCGTGCGCGAGCAGCGCCCGTACCGTGCGCGGGGAGCCGCGCTGCGCCGCCAGCACCAGCATCGCCTCGCCCTGCGGGCCCGGCAGCAGGGGGTCCGCGCCTCGGGCCAGGAGCACTTCCACCGTCGGGGCGTGTCCCAGGCCGACCGCCCACCGCAGCGCGGTGAAACCGAACTCCTCGCGCAGATCCGGCCGGGCCCCGGCGGACAGCAGCGCCTCCACCACCTCGGTGTGCCCGCCGCACGCC from Streptomyces sp. CA-278952 carries:
- a CDS encoding GNAT family N-acetyltransferase, which encodes MRTFLETDRLVLDPVTDADAPDLLALDNDPAVMRYINGGRPTSPEDIRDRTLPRLLHDHPCTGTRGFWAAREKDTGAFLGWFELRPVDDHDPAVAELGYRLNQAAWGRGYATEGARALVDKGFTDLGVQRVTANTMAVNTGSRRVMEKTGLTFLRAYTEDWPEVIEGSEHGEVEYVLTREVWERGRPGAR
- a CDS encoding ankyrin repeat domain-containing protein, with the protein product MTNEPIRDELRLFDALYEDENAVVRALRSGAPAESSDEEGTTALYLASVQDLLEAVRLLLAVGADPNRASGPEASDLPLCGAACGGHTEVVEALLSAGARPDLREEFGFTALRWAVGLGHAPTVEVLLARGADPLLPGPQGEAMLVLAAQRGSPRTVRALLAHGAGAAGQESVVALALAEARRISALDPERELRRRLEESYGSGIETVTLRDLRDGEETMAVELLRDGVPSAGTDQHTGHGEIAALLGGAS